One window of Paenibacillus sp. FSL K6-3182 genomic DNA carries:
- a CDS encoding histidine kinase, translated as MNEIQSGSESIMGRKFRLHLQSATNWLGHRSMQSRLVAAYIVILLIPSIGVSNYLFNQIRDSYINDTFKQSQYLLEMEKVNVLNQIEAMERAAQLTLSKSEILDYISKDEDLPVEELLDLYRGTLTDMINIQINNPNIAHLRLFANNDHMSEVWPIIFHERRIQKEPWYAKLDQLDSKEMWIFKEQDLDILHRYVTDVNEQMPKVSLLRVVNSGSKRVGIIQVEMLLKQFSPKAFANIKDDGSQMMLADGNGTIFMDDNQPFVGSDPELHQAILQEFREMNEHGVKEKRFSVNKHPYLLVSTPVEQVSAHILNVVSLKNVDERVSRAERQIIAANIILIGLLSFITYLMNSFILKNLSRLTEAMKKVRRGEMPTGLPLGGGGEIGELAHHFNKLIHTINELIAQGVKKQALTKEAELRTLHSQIDSHFLYNTLENIKMLAEMENQRTISDSLTSLGGMMRYNFKWSGEYVSLQDELRHIQNYIAVMNIRFDEPIQLELNIPPKLLEIEVLKMSLQPIVENAVKHAWTGVEESKSKILIDVIEDEDAGIIIRLRDNGMGIEAARLERLNDMIHTDNSNGISSEKEAGKGKQAFGIGLRNVHQRIRLYYGKPYGLQVYSREGQFTEVVITLPKVLLMGGSSGYENNADRR; from the coding sequence GTGAATGAAATACAGAGCGGAAGTGAGAGCATTATGGGCAGAAAATTTCGGTTACATCTTCAGTCTGCTACGAATTGGCTAGGACATCGATCGATGCAAAGCCGCCTTGTGGCGGCTTATATCGTCATATTATTAATCCCTAGCATCGGCGTATCGAACTATCTCTTTAATCAGATTAGGGATAGTTATATTAACGATACCTTTAAGCAAAGCCAATACTTGCTTGAAATGGAGAAAGTGAATGTTCTAAATCAGATTGAAGCTATGGAACGGGCTGCCCAGCTCACGTTATCGAAATCTGAAATTTTGGACTATATCTCAAAGGATGAAGATCTTCCTGTTGAAGAGCTCCTCGACTTATATCGTGGCACCCTTACCGACATGATCAACATTCAAATCAATAATCCGAATATTGCCCATCTTCGTTTGTTTGCAAACAATGATCATATGTCCGAAGTTTGGCCGATTATTTTCCATGAACGCCGGATTCAAAAAGAGCCGTGGTATGCCAAACTGGATCAATTGGATAGCAAGGAGATGTGGATATTCAAAGAGCAGGATCTCGACATTTTGCATCGTTACGTGACGGATGTTAACGAGCAAATGCCGAAGGTTTCACTCCTGCGCGTCGTGAATTCCGGAAGCAAGCGTGTTGGGATTATCCAAGTCGAAATGCTGCTGAAGCAGTTCTCGCCTAAAGCGTTTGCCAATATTAAGGATGACGGGTCACAGATGATGCTTGCTGATGGCAACGGAACTATTTTTATGGATGACAATCAACCGTTTGTCGGCAGTGATCCAGAGCTTCATCAAGCCATTTTGCAAGAGTTCCGGGAAATGAATGAGCACGGGGTTAAAGAGAAGCGATTTTCTGTAAATAAGCATCCTTATTTGCTGGTCTCCACGCCTGTGGAACAAGTCAGTGCGCATATTCTTAATGTGGTGTCGTTAAAAAATGTTGATGAACGCGTATCCAGAGCCGAGAGACAAATCATCGCTGCTAATATTATTTTGATCGGTCTATTGTCCTTCATAACGTATTTAATGAACTCCTTTATTCTCAAAAATCTGAGTCGCCTCACAGAGGCAATGAAGAAAGTAAGAAGAGGAGAAATGCCAACGGGGCTTCCTTTGGGCGGAGGCGGAGAAATAGGCGAGCTAGCGCATCATTTTAACAAATTAATTCATACAATTAATGAGCTAATTGCCCAGGGAGTTAAGAAGCAGGCGCTAACGAAAGAGGCCGAGCTGCGCACCCTGCACAGTCAGATCGACTCGCATTTTTTGTACAATACGCTCGAGAATATTAAGATGCTCGCAGAGATGGAAAACCAGCGGACGATATCCGATTCGCTTACCTCGCTTGGCGGGATGATGCGTTATAATTTCAAGTGGTCTGGCGAGTATGTAAGCTTACAGGATGAGCTTCGCCATATTCAGAATTATATTGCCGTCATGAATATTCGGTTCGACGAACCGATTCAGCTGGAACTAAATATACCACCGAAGCTGCTGGAGATTGAAGTGCTTAAGATGTCCCTGCAGCCAATCGTAGAAAATGCAGTAAAACATGCGTGGACGGGTGTGGAAGAGAGTAAGAGCAAAATATTAATTGATGTTATTGAGGATGAGGATGCAGGCATTATCATCAGGCTGAGAGATAACGGCATGGGTATTGAAGCGGCCCGCTTGGAGCGGTTAAATGACATGATTCACACCGATAATAGTAACGGGATTTCTTCAGAGAAAGAAGCGGGAAAAGGAAAACAAGCGTTTGGAATCGGCCTGCGCAATGTTCATCAGCGTATTCGGCTTTATTATGGCAAGCCATATGGATTACAGGTATATAGCAGAGAAGGGCAATTTACAGAAGTAGTCATTACCCTTCCTAAGGTACTGTT